A DNA window from Magnetococcales bacterium contains the following coding sequences:
- the nadC gene encoding carboxylating nicotinate-nucleotide diphosphorylase yields MTFPWLEVVKNALAEDVGRGDVTTNALLGAGQGVKAKLVAREDLVVCGLSVMAEVFRQVDSRVRMLPTIQESCGAMAGNTICTIQGPARGILTGERVALNFFQHLSGVATLTRQYVEQISGTNARIVDTRKTVPGLRLLQKYAVRVGGGHNHRMGLDDGVLIKENHIALAGGVKNAVEQVRATVHHLLRIQVECETMAQVQECLDVGVHAILLDNMDISNITKAVQLVNGQALVEASGNMNLQKVRAVAETGVDLISVGAITRSATSKDVSLLIDEDA; encoded by the coding sequence ATGACATTTCCCTGGTTGGAGGTTGTCAAAAATGCCCTGGCCGAAGATGTGGGTCGCGGAGATGTGACCACAAATGCCCTTCTGGGAGCCGGACAGGGAGTCAAAGCCAAACTGGTGGCCCGCGAAGACCTCGTGGTGTGCGGTCTGTCGGTGATGGCCGAGGTGTTTCGCCAGGTGGATTCCCGGGTGCGCATGCTGCCCACCATCCAGGAAAGCTGCGGAGCCATGGCTGGCAATACCATCTGTACCATCCAGGGACCGGCACGCGGCATCCTGACCGGAGAACGGGTGGCCCTCAATTTTTTCCAGCATTTGTCGGGTGTCGCCACCCTGACCCGCCAGTATGTCGAGCAAATATCCGGCACCAATGCCCGCATCGTCGATACCCGCAAAACCGTGCCCGGCCTGCGCCTGCTGCAAAAATATGCCGTGCGGGTCGGCGGCGGCCACAACCATCGCATGGGCCTGGATGATGGTGTCCTCATCAAGGAAAATCACATCGCCCTGGCCGGAGGCGTGAAAAATGCCGTGGAACAGGTCCGGGCAACCGTCCACCATCTCCTGCGCATCCAGGTGGAGTGTGAAACCATGGCCCAGGTCCAGGAGTGTCTGGATGTGGGGGTCCACGCCATCCTGCTCGACAACATGGATATTTCCAACATCACCAAAGCTGTCCAGCTTGTCAACGGCCAGGCCCTGGTCGAGGCCAGTGGCAATATGAACCTGCAAAAAGTCCGCGCCGTGGCGGAAAC